From one Lotus japonicus ecotype B-129 chromosome 3, LjGifu_v1.2 genomic stretch:
- the LOC130743165 gene encoding uncharacterized protein LOC130743165, with amino-acid sequence MSVERSFEAWEEVQRHGQDLADRLAQGFTDLIQTRMNPPQFAWPNPTKSNLEFPSYHSFGKRDFALPPVDDYGVSAIFDIGSRIGQAGVDFGASLNGMVQQFFRSLPVPVPFKHEEDSVRMVGGGGDNLKSRMRSGVVVHEDLGLGSLSEKLRSHGFSETVTVSGGGTVDAELGGFNLGSAGHLGRRQGIINFTSTYDSRTQEVEGSVAARGDLWRVEASHGGSASTSGNENSSLFLVQLGPLLFIRDSTLLLPVHLSKQHLLWYGYDRKNGMHSLCPAVWSKHRRWLLMSMLCLNPLACSFVDLQFPNGQLTYVSGEGLTTSAFLPVCGGLLQAQGQYPGEMKFSFSCKNKWGTRITPMVQWPDKSFSLGLAQALAWKRSGLIVRPTIQFSVCPTLGGSNPGLRAELIHSVKEKLSLICGCAFMTYPSAFASVSIGKSKWNGNVGNYGLVLRVDAPLCTVGRPSFSIQINSGIEF; translated from the exons ATGTCCGTGGAAAGGTCGTTTGAGGCGTGGGAAGAAGTGCAGCGTCACGGTCAGGACCTGGCTGACCGGCTTGCCCAGGGGTTCACCGACTTGATCCAGACCCGGATGAACCCGCCGCAATTCGCGTGGCCAAACCCTACAAAATCGAATCTGGAGTTCCCTTCGTACCACAGTTTTGGGAAGAGGGATTTCGCGTTGCCACCCGTCGATGACTACGGCGTTTCAGCGATTTTCGATATCGGAAGCCGGATCGGCCAGGCCGGGGTGGATTTCGGTGCCAGCTTGAACGGGATGGTTCAGCAGTTTTTCCGGTCGTTGCCGGTGCCGGTGCCGTTCAAGCACGAAGAGGATTCGGTTCGGATGGTAGGTGGTGGTGGGGATAATTTGAAGAGTAGGATGAGAAGTGGCGTTGTTGTGCACGaggatttgggtttggggtcATTAAGTGAGAAGTTGAGGAGTCATGGGTTTTCTGAAACTGTCACTGTTAGTGGTGGTGGAACTGTGGATGCAGAGCTTGGTGGGTTTAACCTTGGTTCTGCTGGTCATCTTGGTAGGcgacag GGAATCATAAATTTTACCTCAACTTATGATAGTAGAACTCAGGAAGTGGAAGGTTCTGTAGCTGCTAGGGGAGATTTGTGGAGAGTAGAGGCATCACATGGTGGTTCTGCTTCTACATCAGgaaatgaaaattcatctcttttCCTGGTCCAGCTTGGACCTCTCCTCTTTATCCGTGATTCAACTCTGCTTTTGCCTGTTCATTTATCAAAGCAACACTTGTTATGGTACGGCTATGACCGCAAG AATGGAATGCATTCTCTTTGTCCAGCAGTGTGGTCGAAACACAGAAGGTGGCTGTTGATGTCCATGCTTTGCTTGAATCCCTTGGCTTGT TCATTTGTGGATCTTCAATTTCCTAATGGGCAACTAACCTACGTATCTGGTGAGGGTCTAACTACCAGCGCTTTTCTTCCTGTTTGTGGTGGGCTTCTTCAAGCTCAAGGTCAATATCCAGGGGAAATGAAATTCAGCTTTTCATGCAAG AATAAGTGGGGAACAAGAATCACACCAATGGTACAATGGCCTGACAAATCATTTTCTCTGGGTCTTGCTCAAGCCTTGGCCTGGAAGAGATCTGGTCTCATTGTGAGGCCAACCATTCAATTCAG TGTGTGTCCTACACTTGGTGGAAGCAATCCAGGGTTGCGGGCTGAACTTATACATTCTGTTAAAGAGAAACTTAGTTTGATTTGTGGATGTGCTTTCATGACATATCCTTCTGCATTTGCTTCAGTATCT ATTGGCAAATCAAAATGGAATGGAAATGTGGGGAACTATGGTCTTGTTCTGAGAGTTGACGCACCCCTTTGTACTGTTGGGCGCCCTTCCTTCTCCATTCAGATAAATAGTGGCATTGAGTTTTGA